A window of the Mucilaginibacter sp. cycad4 genome harbors these coding sequences:
- a CDS encoding ABC transporter permease — MNLFNLIRIAYKALQRNKLRAFLTMLGIIIGVASVIAMVAIGQGSKQSIHDQLSSMGSNMITVLPSSNLNGGVRIAGSSFQTLTQKDITALQKAQYITALSPSITSKGQAINGALNWPTTIQGVSPDYLDIRKLSLKDGIAFTEQDVMTSAKVCLIGQTVIDNLFPNGENPIGKVIRFNKIPFQIIGILNPKGQNAFGQDQDDILIAPYTTIQKRILATIYYQNIYASAANEQVTDAAVTEMTQIIRDSHRLRDSEDNDFTVRTQAELINTLSSTSGLLTVLLTVIAGISLVIGGIGIMNIMYVSVTERTREIGLRMSIGARGKDIMLQFLMEAILISITGGVIGVVLGIVSSNLVTLALSWPTIVSESSVLLSFVVCAITGIFFGYYPAQKAARLDPIEALRYE; from the coding sequence ATGAATTTATTTAACCTGATAAGGATAGCTTACAAAGCACTTCAGCGTAATAAACTGAGGGCTTTTTTAACTATGCTGGGTATCATTATAGGTGTAGCATCGGTAATAGCGATGGTGGCTATTGGCCAGGGCTCAAAGCAAAGCATCCACGACCAGTTATCAAGCATGGGTTCAAATATGATCACGGTGCTGCCAAGCAGTAATTTAAACGGCGGTGTGCGCATTGCGGGGTCAAGCTTTCAAACGCTCACCCAAAAAGATATCACAGCCCTGCAAAAGGCGCAATATATCACCGCGCTATCTCCCTCAATTACCTCAAAAGGGCAGGCTATTAATGGCGCATTAAACTGGCCTACAACTATACAGGGTGTAAGTCCGGATTACCTCGACATTCGCAAGCTAAGTTTAAAAGATGGCATAGCCTTTACCGAACAGGATGTGATGACCTCGGCCAAAGTTTGTTTGATAGGACAAACGGTTATCGACAATCTTTTTCCTAATGGCGAAAATCCTATAGGCAAGGTGATCCGCTTTAACAAGATCCCTTTCCAAATTATTGGCATACTCAATCCCAAAGGACAAAACGCCTTCGGGCAGGATCAGGACGACATCCTGATAGCGCCTTATACTACCATCCAAAAAAGGATCCTGGCAACTATCTACTATCAAAATATCTATGCATCTGCAGCAAACGAACAAGTGACAGATGCAGCTGTAACCGAAATGACCCAGATCATCCGCGATTCGCACCGTTTGCGCGATAGCGAGGATAACGATTTCACCGTGCGTACCCAGGCCGAACTGATCAATACCCTAAGCTCAACCAGCGGGTTACTTACCGTGCTGCTTACCGTAATTGCCGGCATTTCGCTGGTAATTGGCGGTATCGGCATCATGAATATCATGTATGTTTCGGTAACAGAACGTACCCGCGAGATCGGCCTGCGTATGTCTATCGGTGCACGCGGAAAAGATATCATGCTCCAATTTTTAATGGAGGCTATCCTGATCAGTATTACGGGTGGTGTTATTGGTGTAGTGCTGGGGATTGTATCATCAAACCTGGTTACGCTCGCCTTATCATGGCCAACCATCGTATCTGAATCATCGGTATTACTCTCATTTGTGGTTTGCGCCATTACGGGGATCTTTTTTGGATATTACCCCGCACAAAAGGCCGCAAGGTTAGATCCTATTGAGGCTTTGAGATATGAGTAA
- a CDS encoding kelch repeat-containing protein, giving the protein MVKKSEVLMLSKRACKLVLLFIILLSAIKSRGQGLQFGSNDSLMSKRTSYQVFKDDLPTFHDRLVIGFDLSLWDNQHLGYILNLTDDKGNSYSLSAIYNQGSFLNFNIDSRSNKLSIPLPDALLKRRKWFKVIVDLDLKGDKVGISVNGKWYRANELGFTGKITAKITFGKNEHYSDVPNMAIKNLVVSNDDKTYTFPLSEWTGNDVFTAGGDNLGHVDNPAWLINESYFWKQKFEHTFNEVAGINFNEKNEQFFIFKSDSLMFYDAGRDAVGTKPFKNKLAVPLHLGKSIVNLKENKCYIYEVLRAPQPAPSIASFNLDSLNWDFYGKSTIMEQRHHHNIFYDKDFNNFYLFGGYGSFKYYNNFFKYDKITDAWQQQSFTGDVINPRFFSAASTADQNNDVYIFGGYGNQSGNQVVGGMHYYDLYRVNLSSRTIKKLWDIKPDEEAFVPANNLIVSKDKHFFYVLCYPHERPKTSLRLYKFSIKDGSYHVVSGTIPVVSERIETDHNLFYNAKQDVFYCTTQEFETPSRSTIKIFALTAPPVSQEAFVAAHQPKSKSFTLYRILGGASALVLLCGIVVFFLRRKKENDEPAPVVNEERIAEEKSETEIGNKANAVYLLGEFTVYDKNKRDITYLFSPKIKQLFILILLNSREKNGVVSKKISTTLWPEKDVVKTKNIRGVTINHLRNILSDIDGLELAFLNDTYSFIITEDFYCDYFVVRESLKQTNGSEPSAFNYFDLVARGGLLQHIPEIWLDDFKQEYEEALMPVVLPAIKKVYDAFDYKKALEISRIVLNIDPFNDIGIKFKLKALRRTKGIEHARKIYEEFSAEYEKSLGEEYPVPFEKICSNKSDPR; this is encoded by the coding sequence ATGGTGAAAAAAAGTGAGGTTTTAATGCTTTCAAAAAGGGCATGTAAGCTTGTATTGCTTTTTATTATACTGCTGTCTGCAATTAAGAGCAGGGGGCAGGGGTTGCAGTTTGGTTCAAATGATAGCTTGATGAGCAAGCGTACCTCTTACCAGGTTTTTAAGGATGATTTGCCAACTTTTCATGACCGCCTTGTTATTGGTTTCGATCTTTCACTATGGGACAACCAACACCTTGGCTACATCCTAAACTTAACAGATGACAAGGGCAACTCATACAGCCTGAGTGCCATTTATAACCAGGGTTCATTCCTCAACTTTAATATTGATAGCCGGAGCAACAAACTCAGCATTCCCCTTCCTGATGCTTTGCTGAAAAGACGTAAATGGTTTAAGGTGATAGTTGATCTTGACCTGAAAGGTGATAAGGTAGGCATCTCCGTAAACGGGAAATGGTATCGGGCCAACGAACTGGGTTTTACCGGTAAAATAACTGCAAAGATCACTTTCGGTAAAAACGAACATTATTCGGACGTGCCCAATATGGCCATCAAAAACCTGGTTGTCAGTAACGATGATAAAACCTATACATTCCCGCTTAGTGAATGGACGGGGAACGATGTTTTTACAGCCGGTGGTGATAACCTGGGCCATGTTGACAATCCGGCATGGCTTATCAATGAATCATATTTCTGGAAGCAAAAGTTCGAGCATACTTTTAATGAGGTTGCCGGAATCAACTTTAATGAAAAAAATGAGCAGTTCTTTATTTTTAAGAGTGATTCGCTTATGTTTTATGATGCAGGGCGTGACGCAGTGGGAACAAAGCCGTTCAAAAATAAACTGGCCGTCCCCCTGCACCTGGGCAAAAGCATCGTAAACCTTAAGGAAAATAAGTGTTATATATATGAAGTGCTCAGGGCCCCGCAGCCTGCTCCAAGCATTGCTTCCTTTAACCTTGATAGCCTTAACTGGGATTTTTATGGTAAATCGACCATAATGGAGCAAAGGCACCATCATAATATTTTTTATGATAAGGACTTTAATAACTTTTACCTGTTTGGCGGGTACGGCTCATTTAAATACTACAATAACTTTTTTAAATACGATAAAATTACGGATGCCTGGCAGCAGCAAAGCTTTACCGGCGATGTGATCAATCCGCGGTTTTTCTCGGCAGCAAGTACGGCCGATCAAAACAATGACGTTTATATTTTTGGCGGTTACGGCAATCAATCGGGCAACCAGGTAGTAGGCGGGATGCACTATTATGATCTGTACCGGGTTAACCTTAGCAGTCGTACCATCAAAAAATTATGGGATATTAAGCCGGACGAGGAGGCATTTGTACCTGCTAATAACCTTATCGTATCAAAGGATAAGCATTTTTTTTATGTGTTATGCTATCCGCACGAACGGCCTAAAACCAGTTTACGCTTATATAAGTTTTCAATAAAGGATGGTTCATACCATGTTGTAAGCGGTACTATCCCCGTTGTGTCCGAGCGGATAGAAACAGATCATAACCTGTTTTACAATGCTAAACAGGATGTGTTTTATTGCACTACCCAGGAGTTTGAAACACCATCCCGGTCTACCATAAAAATCTTCGCACTAACTGCACCGCCTGTGAGCCAGGAGGCATTTGTAGCCGCCCACCAACCCAAAAGCAAATCTTTTACTTTATACAGGATATTGGGTGGTGCGTCTGCGCTTGTGTTGTTATGCGGGATCGTCGTATTTTTCTTAAGGCGGAAAAAGGAGAACGATGAACCTGCTCCTGTTGTTAACGAAGAGCGTATTGCCGAAGAAAAAAGTGAAACTGAAATAGGTAACAAAGCCAACGCTGTTTATCTCCTGGGCGAGTTTACTGTTTACGATAAAAACAAGCGGGATATTACTTACCTGTTTAGTCCCAAGATCAAGCAGCTGTTTATTCTTATTTTGTTAAACAGCCGCGAAAAGAATGGGGTGGTATCAAAAAAAATCTCTACTACGTTGTGGCCTGAGAAGGATGTGGTTAAAACTAAAAATATTCGAGGCGTAACCATCAATCACCTTCGCAATATCCTTTCGGATATAGATGGCCTGGAACTTGCCTTTCTGAATGATACCTATAGTTTTATCATCACCGAAGATTTTTATTGCGATTATTTTGTGGTGAGGGAGTCACTTAAACAGACTAATGGAAGTGAGCCGTCTGCGTTCAATTATTTCGACTTGGTTGCCCGTGGCGGGCTGTTGCAGCATATTCCTGAAATTTGGCTTGATGATTTTAAACAGGAGTACGAGGAAGCACTGATGCCGGTTGTTTTGCCGGCGATAAAAAAGGTTTATGATGCCTTTGATTATAAAAAAGCATTGGAGATCTCACGCATCGTGCTGAATATCGATCCGTTTAATGATATCGGTATCAAGTTTAAACTTAAAGCTCTGCGCCGTACCAAAGGCATTGAACATGCCCGGAAAATTTATGAGGAGTTCAGTGCCGAATATGAAAAGTCATTAGGCGAAGAGTACCCTGTTCCTTTCGAAAAGATCTGTTCTAACAAGTCAGACCCACGCTGA
- a CDS encoding TolC family protein, with protein MPLKVKHIITFFLLLMGCSDLYAQDSTLVGKSLKWDLAKCLDYAKKNNIQINSLRLSQQTSQQEYLLAKAARLPDLSATGSQTFAHGNNFSNGDNGRHSGYNVSGSYGLSSNVTLYNGSYINNNIQQKNLQVQSANLGILQQENDIVLQITQAYLTVLLDKETVIYNTDLLSTTQAQVKLQQQRYNVGSVARKDLIQLQAQQATDQYTLVNSKNAVRNDLLTLKQLLVLPTDLSFDIMQPDTVIAPIDSISSFREAEQTALQNRPEVKSGELGVKIAQYDVEKAKAGYKPTLTAGASLNTGYANGQGVSFGNQINNNFYQQLGLTLAIPIFTKRVVKTQVEEAKISVKQSQLDLKNTKITLSQTVERAYINVQNARSQFDAAAEEYKYSKESYRIASEQLKVGVANTVDFLLQKNLFVQAQQSFVQAKYNALLTLKIYDFYRGVPITL; from the coding sequence ATGCCATTGAAAGTAAAACATATCATAACGTTCTTTTTATTGCTCATGGGCTGTTCAGATCTTTACGCCCAGGATAGCACACTGGTGGGCAAATCGCTCAAGTGGGACCTGGCTAAGTGTCTCGACTATGCCAAAAAGAACAACATCCAGATCAACTCATTGCGCCTGTCGCAGCAAACCAGTCAGCAGGAATATTTATTAGCTAAAGCCGCCCGCCTGCCCGACCTTTCGGCCACGGGTTCACAAACCTTTGCTCATGGCAATAATTTCAGCAACGGCGACAACGGAAGGCACTCGGGTTATAACGTATCGGGCTCGTACGGGCTAAGCTCAAATGTTACGCTGTATAACGGCAGCTACATCAACAACAATATCCAGCAAAAAAACCTGCAGGTACAATCGGCCAACCTGGGTATACTTCAGCAGGAAAACGATATTGTTTTACAGATAACGCAGGCCTACCTTACTGTACTGCTGGATAAGGAAACCGTGATCTACAATACCGATCTGCTCAGCACTACCCAGGCACAGGTTAAACTGCAGCAGCAGCGCTACAATGTAGGCAGCGTGGCCCGTAAGGATCTGATCCAGCTGCAGGCCCAGCAGGCTACCGACCAATATACGCTGGTAAATTCAAAAAATGCCGTTCGTAATGATCTGCTTACCCTAAAGCAATTGCTGGTATTGCCAACCGATCTGAGTTTCGATATTATGCAGCCGGATACAGTGATTGCCCCAATTGATAGTATTTCATCATTCCGTGAAGCTGAACAAACAGCCCTGCAAAACCGCCCTGAGGTTAAGAGCGGTGAGTTAGGCGTTAAGATAGCACAATATGACGTGGAGAAAGCGAAAGCTGGTTATAAACCTACACTTACAGCAGGCGCATCGCTTAATACCGGGTATGCCAATGGGCAGGGAGTTTCATTCGGAAACCAGATCAATAATAACTTTTACCAGCAATTGGGGCTTACCCTGGCTATCCCAATCTTCACCAAAAGGGTGGTAAAAACACAGGTTGAAGAGGCAAAGATCAGCGTAAAGCAATCGCAGCTTGATCTTAAAAACACTAAGATCACGTTATCCCAAACCGTTGAGCGGGCTTACATTAACGTACAAAACGCACGCAGCCAGTTTGATGCCGCTGCCGAAGAATATAAATACAGCAAGGAAAGCTACCGCATTGCCAGCGAGCAGCTTAAAGTGGGCGTAGCCAATACGGTTGATTTTTTATTGCAAAAAAACTTGTTTGTGCAGGCACAGCAATCATTTGTACAGGCCAAATACAATGCCCTGCTCACATTAAAGATCTATGATTTTTACAGGGGGGTACCTATTACATTATAA
- a CDS encoding ABC transporter ATP-binding protein: MSKKILDIRELKREFQMGSETVRALKGISFEVEAGEFVTIMGSSGSGKTTLLNILGCLDKPSIGDYFLDGVDVKKLSRDELAQLRNRKIGFVFQAYNLLPRTSALENVELPLLYNKEISVSERRDRAIHALEAVKLAERLDHTPSQLSGGQQQRVAIARALVNEPVMILADEATGNLDSRTSYEIMLLMQELNSQQGKTIVFVTHEPDIASFSSRTIQLRDGRIQKDTPNTNQRSAKEVLAGLPVTDDY, translated from the coding sequence ATGAGCAAAAAAATCTTAGATATACGTGAACTGAAACGCGAATTTCAGATGGGCAGTGAAACCGTACGTGCGCTTAAAGGTATTTCTTTTGAGGTAGAGGCAGGTGAGTTTGTAACCATTATGGGCAGCAGCGGCAGCGGCAAAACCACATTGCTCAATATTTTAGGCTGCCTGGATAAGCCCTCTATCGGCGACTATTTTTTGGACGGAGTAGATGTAAAGAAGCTTTCCCGGGATGAGTTAGCCCAGCTGCGCAACCGTAAAATAGGATTCGTTTTCCAGGCCTATAACCTGTTACCCCGTACATCAGCATTAGAAAATGTGGAGCTGCCACTTTTGTATAACAAAGAAATCAGCGTAAGCGAGCGCCGCGACAGGGCTATCCACGCGCTGGAAGCCGTAAAACTGGCTGAACGGCTTGACCATACGCCAAGCCAGCTTTCGGGCGGGCAGCAGCAGCGTGTGGCCATAGCCCGTGCCCTGGTGAACGAACCCGTAATGATCCTGGCCGATGAAGCAACAGGGAACCTGGATAGCCGCACCTCCTACGAGATCATGTTATTAATGCAGGAACTCAACTCACAGCAGGGCAAAACCATTGTGTTTGTAACGCATGAGCCTGATATTGCCTCCTTCAGCAGCCGTACCATTCAGTTACGTGATGGCAGGATCCAGAAGGATACCCCGAATACCAATCAACGCTCGGCAAAAGAAGTGCTTGCTGGTTTACCCGTTACTGATGATTATTAA
- a CDS encoding efflux RND transporter periplasmic adaptor subunit yields MKSSYKKILIIAGIVVALALIWFLFIRKKEEPIVLQTQKPAKGYIAQSVTATGRIEPVDTVTVGTQVSGIIKYVYADFNSKVKKGQLIAELDKSLLQATVDQAKGTLLNSQSQLVFAQNNFGRQNLLFKTDAISKADYDTALNTLNAAKASVKSAAAQVRSAEKNLSYADIYSPIDGVVLNRNVSVGQTVAASFSTPTLFVLAKDITKMEVEANVDEADIGDVKAGERASFTVDAFINDQFAGTVEDIRLHPSVSSNVVTYTTIINAPNDDMKLKPGMTASIIIYTKEVNNALLIPAKALSFTPDSALMKDYEIVGKLGHKGSKKRSGGQGGSSAAGGAGNGGANDNAQAMHTAKSRKDSSGVNRQTAIVWILQGKKIIRKKIQTGLNDNTQVEVLSGLTADDAVITGITGGASGSSTAATKSTGSPFMPQRPRGGGGGRR; encoded by the coding sequence ATGAAAAGCAGTTATAAAAAGATACTCATTATTGCAGGCATAGTAGTAGCGCTGGCGCTCATCTGGTTCCTGTTCATCAGAAAAAAGGAAGAACCCATTGTGCTGCAAACCCAAAAGCCAGCTAAAGGCTATATAGCCCAAAGCGTAACAGCAACAGGCCGTATCGAGCCGGTGGATACTGTTACGGTAGGCACCCAGGTATCGGGCATTATTAAATATGTTTATGCCGATTTTAATTCGAAAGTTAAAAAAGGCCAGCTCATTGCCGAACTGGATAAGTCGCTGTTACAGGCCACGGTTGATCAGGCTAAGGGCACATTGCTTAATTCGCAAAGCCAGTTGGTTTTTGCGCAAAACAACTTCGGCAGGCAAAACCTGCTGTTCAAAACCGATGCCATCAGCAAAGCTGATTATGACACCGCGCTCAATACACTGAACGCGGCAAAAGCATCGGTTAAGAGTGCGGCAGCACAGGTCCGTTCGGCCGAAAAGAATTTATCTTATGCGGATATCTATTCGCCCATTGATGGTGTGGTACTTAACCGTAACGTGAGCGTGGGTCAAACCGTTGCGGCAAGTTTCAGTACCCCTACCTTGTTTGTGCTTGCTAAAGATATTACCAAAATGGAAGTTGAAGCCAATGTGGATGAAGCCGATATAGGCGATGTAAAAGCGGGCGAGCGGGCTTCATTTACGGTTGACGCTTTTATAAACGACCAGTTTGCGGGCACGGTTGAGGATATCAGGCTGCACCCTTCAGTGTCATCAAACGTGGTTACTTACACCACCATTATCAATGCCCCTAATGATGATATGAAACTGAAGCCCGGCATGACCGCCAGCATCATTATTTACACCAAAGAAGTTAATAACGCCCTGCTGATCCCGGCCAAAGCATTGAGTTTTACTCCCGATTCGGCATTAATGAAAGATTATGAAATAGTAGGTAAACTGGGACACAAAGGCAGCAAAAAAAGAAGCGGCGGTCAGGGAGGCAGCAGCGCTGCGGGCGGGGCAGGAAACGGCGGGGCCAATGACAATGCCCAGGCCATGCATACCGCCAAAAGTCGCAAAGACAGCAGCGGCGTAAACAGACAAACCGCCATAGTATGGATATTACAGGGCAAAAAGATAATTCGTAAAAAAATCCAGACAGGTTTGAATGATAATACCCAGGTTGAGGTATTATCGGGCTTAACAGCTGATGATGCGGTGATCACCGGTATTACCGGCGGGGCTTCAGGCTCGTCTACAGCAGCTACCAAATCAACAGGTAGTCCGTTTATGCCACAAAGACCACGTGGCGGAGGGGGAGGACGCCGGTAA